Part of the Salvelinus fontinalis isolate EN_2023a chromosome 1, ASM2944872v1, whole genome shotgun sequence genome is shown below.
atacctgaacttgtccaatagaaactcttgtttgcaactgtttgtCTGATGATTAcaacctagatcagctagatgcaggaaaGAATGTGCAAGGCGGTAATGAATGTCTGCCACCTTGATTACTCtaatttctctcgacctgtgcacctacgttgtaaactttcattcgtaGGCTTTGTTgttgcaacctcatgatgggtatagggataATTTGAGTATCATGTGGTAGACTAAACCTAtaaatgttacattgagctgtgtgaatggaatatgaatgagtcatccaaaatgctgtaatagaaataaggccatgcgcttaaaaaaataaaaagtcctCCCTCTTAAATGGCACCACCGCCACTGGTTTGAACATCTACAAATATTTTGGTCATGGTAGGGCGCTAAAGTACTGCCCAAACTCTAAGCGTGCAAAATTTACACGCAGTAGGTTTACAGATGCAATTATTGCTAAAAAATATTAACTTACAAGTTTGCAAAAGTGAATACAACTACAAAATGATTTTTTTGAATGTTCACAACTCATCAGTTACATGTTTGAGAATGAGGGGAGGGGGGAATGCCTGCATGCAGGAATGCCCGAATTGTAGGCTGCAGTTGTACACTATTGAGCTAGCAAGCCCTCTGCGACAATGTTATTGGGGCACTGGAATTCCTGATTCGTATATAAATGTTAACTGTCATTGAAGTTGGTGGTTACTGCTCCGAAGCGAGAGAAATAGTCTGCATGTTTTGGTAAGGGCTCAGTGACGTAACACCCCCAAGAAGCTCAATCAACCCGACGGGTTCACGACTCATGAATATTCATACAATTTGCCACTGCTTTTCTACCGGAGCTAAGCCACGTTCACGCGGTAGTCGGAACAAGTAAAGTCGGACATTCCCGACTTGCTAATTGGTTGAACGCAGCAAGTGTAAAACTataaccagttagcaagtcgaaAATgtcagtttcctagttccgactagcataTGAACAAGGCAGAAATTTCGCCACGGGTTCATACCTCAGTGGGTTCCCCTCAAGGTCCGCTCACAGTTCTCGTGATTTAATGCTGACTGCCGTACTTTCATACAACAAACATTTAACTCTGATGTGCAATGGACCTATATGGATCGGAGACCGATGACCAAGAACAACCATTGTTACTCAGCTGACAAGATGATACAGTTGAAAAAGGTCAGTGCAAGCTGGAACAGCTGCTTGAAGCAATCTGACTTTGTACTCTCTAAATAGCCATCTATAGGCCTTTTCACACTGCATCGTTCACCTTTGCCCCAAGCTAGACTGGCCCTGAAATAGCTAAGCCTGTATAAACACAACCATTTGTTACCCCTGGGCTAAGGTTTAGCACTGACCTAATACACACTTATATTCCAAAGCCCTGGGCTAACGGACAAACACATGCAACCAACATTATATCTGACACGCAACCAATGTTAAAAGCAAACCAATACGACATGTATTAACACTTAACACATTGCCTCTTGCACTAGCATGTGATTTCCAACAGTGGtggtttgtataaaccttgctgacTGCCTGTCTGACCTCGTAAACAATGTTTTACTTTTGAAATTCCAACTCGCTCCTGTCAGAATGATGTGCACGAACGAGACATCAACTTTTCTGATCCAGACGAAATCATGAAATAATATTATTAAAATGGTTATATCCAATCAAATCTCAATTTAAAAGCTATGAAAACAGACGAAAATGGCTCGTTTCCTGCATTTCCAATTGTAGAGTTTGTAGCTTTACTAGTTGGCTAAGTGAGAAGAGCCTGCATAGCAACCATTTTTGTTATTCATAGCAACCAATGATTTAGAGTGGGTGAAAGTTTTTTTTGTCCTCAGATGGAAATAGTATGCATCTACTTATCAAAATAATGCAGAACGCATTACAGGCATCACGAGCATATGTTAATTAAGTGACAGCATTCTAGGCGTTTTTCTTGACCCAATTTCACACTGGCTATTTTGGCACCATGTTTCTGGGGCTAACCCCGAAAAGTCGGTCCTAAGTACATAGCCGCGGAATGTTGggggctgcagcaccccctgaaaaatcagaattcgttttttcatataaaacatttattaaaataaACTATTCAATAATTTTTTCACAAGTAGCTCACTCTTGCAACAAAATACTGTCAGGCTgtagtataactgcagtacactgtagtataactgtagttagagtgcagtataacagaAGAATGTTGcaattactgcgtccaaaatactagtctactgcagtttcaaaactgaCTTTTTTTTGTAAGGGCAGGGCCTGTACTGTTCCTCTATTGGCGGACGGATGTAGCAGGCAGATCATTTTTGTACCCCCCCAaactacttcccactgctatgcTTCTAGCTAATTTCAAAACAGTTACTCAGATAAATTCTGTGTGTAACGTTAGTCGACTAATGCCTATGTTGCTTGCAAAACTGTCTAACCCATCGTTGACAAAAATCAGCTGATGGAAAGAAAGCATACCCAAATGCGCCAAAAAAATAAGGGAATCTGCGCCACGTTCAGTTGTCgaacattgcagatagaaatgccatAAATAGAGGCAAAATGATTCATTGTTTTACACggagaggcatgtttgttctataTAACATACTTTTAAATGAACATTCCAAAATGGTGTGTCCTGCTGAACGTGCCCTAGGGGTATAGTTCCTTTGAAACAAATGGAACACAACGggaagggacctacctgaatttgtccaatagaaactcatgTTTTCGATGCAAAACGTTTACCATTTATTACGGTTTGGACTAACGATTGCACCCCAgggatgtaatcattagtccaatcTGTTTCAAACAGTTGCGATTTGCATCGAAAACCACCGTttcaaattcaggtaggtccctacCCATTTCATtcagtttggttcctagtgaatacaccccatgctggtgctcgactgagggacttcGTTAATAGCTAGTGGACATGAGTTGATCAAACAAGTTCATAATCTAGAGTCCTACACACATTCCACTTGAATAATAACAAAAAGAGAaattaacaaacaaaaaaagcatTTGCAAGAAAAataagatacagtgcattcgggaagtattcagaccttgactttttccacattttgttacgttacagccttattctaaaattgattaaattatttatttttctcatcaatctacacacaataccccataatgacaaagtgcaaacaggtttttaaaaatgtttgtacatttattgaaatctaaaaaagtattcagaccctttgcaataaGACTCAAAGTAGaactcagctgcatcctgtttccattgatcatccttgatgtttctacaatttgattggagtccatctgtggtaaattcaattggagggacatgatttggaaaggcacacacctgtctatgtaaggtcccacagttgacagtgcatgtcagagcaaagaccaagccatgatgtcgaaggaattgtccgtagagcgccaagacaggattgtgtcaaggcacagatctggaaaagggtaacaaaacatttctgcagcattgacagcccccaagaacacagtggcctccatcattcttaaatggaagaagtttggaacaacctaaagctggccgcccggccaaactgagcaatcgtgggagaagggccttagtcagggaggagaccaagaactcaatggtcactctgacagagctccagagttcctctgtggagatgggagaaccttccagaaggacaaccatctatgcagcacttcaccaatcaggcctttatggtagagtggccaggcggaagccactcatcagtaaaaggcacattacagcccacttggagttgtcacagaaggcacctaaaggactctgacaatgagaaacaagattctctggtctgatgaaaccaagattcaacgctttggcctgaatgccaagtgtcccgtctggaggaaacctgtcaccatctgtacagtgaagcatggtggtggcagcatcatgccttggggatgtttttcagcggcagggactgggagactagtcaggatcatgGGAAAGAttaaacagagcaaagtacagagagatccttgaagaaaacctgctctatagagctcaggacctcagactggggtgaatgttcaccttccaacaggacaacaaccctaagcacacagccaagacaatgcaggagtggcttcgggacaagtctctgaatgtccttgagtggcccagccagagcccgtacttgaacccgatcgaacatctctggagagacctgaaaaaagctgtgcagcaacgctccccatcctgtagattgatgagggggaaaaaatagctatttaatccattttagaataagtttgTAACGTAACACagtgggaaaagtcaaggcgtctgaatactttccgaatgcactgtagctgtTTATTAAGGCCTTTTGGATCGACTGATTTAGTTGATCAGCCCATGTCCATTTACTATTATTGACATTTATTATTGCCATGGCTAGTGGGACACTCCCCTGCAAGGCTACATAGGTGCCTCCACTTTTCTTACCCAAGGCTCTGATGAAGTAGCCTGGTGCTAGGTGATGTTAGAAATATTTTATTTTAGCAACACGGGTGTATTTACCTACACTAGTGCTGCTTTCAATTGGGTTGCACAAAAACAGTCTGTGAGAAGCTAGATGTAAAATACAAATCCAATGCAATTTACTGTGACGATGGGCAAGACGGTTGGTCATTatgtacggggggggggggggggggggggtttgacaCAAAATATCTAAAGGATCTTATTATTAAACAGACTTTCCAAATGTGGACCTGCTGTAGACCCACTTCCCCTCTGCTTACTTCTTGTAGGACTTTAATTTTGACAAGTGTGCCATACGTGGACAAAAAAGGAATAACTTGTAGGGGACTTTTATATTGACATGAGGTAAGCAGCAGAGATGAAGTGGGTCTACAACAGACCCACATTTGGCAAGTCTGTTTAATAATACAAACCCATTTAGTACCCAATACAATCAAATGCAACGCAAGTGTTTGTAAATACACCCGCGTTGCTAAAAGCACCTACCTGGGTCCCAGTCTGTTTttgctctcttgccaactccttatggaattgtGTATTGGAACTAATTTCCATCACTATCAGCTATGGCTAGTTAAGAAACTTTTAAAGTCAAAGTTCACTCTCAAAATCGAAGtttgtcagatgttttcagacctTGGTCTTATGCCAAGATTAGTTCACGGTTCATtcaacctcaaaaagcacaagaaaaaGATTGACACCCGCCATCTCAGATTGTGCTGGAATTAGAAACagagattagcattcctgcaacattattttgttgaaatataatttgacctGTGAGAAATAAAGGTAATTGGACCCAAATGGGCCacttttaatttataggattcttatattcaataaatatagtatccAACATCCGATTTGGACTGAACATATTTTCTAACACTATGAGTTAGACATGGGGAATCCAAAGAAATTGTCAAAAGCCACCCACAGACGATGACTATATAGTATTAGTTCTCTGTTTGACACTACTTTTTTTCTATTTAGAGAAATTTGTCATTTAAGTTGTCCCATCCTGCATCCTGATATTTCCAGGTTCTGATCACTAGATGCTACTGTTCCTGCTATTAGGTGATTATTTTTTTAAAGGGATAATTCACTCAAATTACATATTTGGTTTTCTTACACTGTaagccagtgtaacggatgtgaaatggctagctagttagcggttgtgcgcgctaatagcctttcaatcggtgacgtcacttgctctgagaccttgaagtattgGTTccatgggtaacgatgcttcgtgggtgtctgTTGATGTgagcagaaggtccctggttcgcgcccggttgGGGCGACGGaagtaaagttatactgttacaccagtgTTTCTTAAAGTATAGGTCGCGGACCTGTTAATGGTGGGTCGCGaagtaaatgtataattatttcatTAATTACGGGAATTGCATTAATTACGggaattgatttggccaagtgTAACTGCGCTCTCTGTTTAGCTTCTCAGTTTGGCAGCTGCGCAAGTGGGAGAGGGAGACGCGTGTGTGCTTTGCGGTTTCGCGGATCTTTTTTAggaagttttcttgaagatcactcatcgacccacacgctgcatcGCTGTCTTTCATCAGCAGACGATGCCCTGTCAGCCACTAACTTGTCATTCCCACTCACCGCTTACAGTAACAAAGCATATTACGCTAcagtaacaaaacgaaagtattATGTTTTACAATTCGCTTACATGACGCACGAGCAAACTAATACAGCTGACGGCATACATGAAAGGCAAGGCAATTTGCGTGAGTAAATGCAACCAACTAACATTGATAAATAAGACATTATACCAATAACAATATCATCAGTAGCAATATGCTTGAATCGAACTTAGAAACAAATATTTTCCGAGGCTGAAGCGTGACAAGAAATGGCTGCACTGAAAGAACTGCACCGTAGCGTTGTTTTTAGCCGCTTTTCTGCGTGCAGAAACGACTACTCTACTTCCTGTTTTCATGCAGTCTTTATAAGTACAAGATAGCTCCACTAGGGGGCGATAAACACAATGGAACACAATGAAAGATACATTTTAACCACTATAATAAAATAATCTGTTACATTCTAACAGGATGGCagcacactcacacagttctgggttgctcatctacagcaggtCATCATGACCTCAGTGTTGCGCTGTCAAAACCTGAGCCCAAAATAGACATGCTTGTTGAAAACTTCAACCAGCCACACAcctctcattaggactgtgtgtATTAGAGgtagaccgattatgatttttcaacgcagataccgattattggaggaccaaaaaaagccgataccgattaatcagacgATTTTTAgtcatttgtaataatgacaattacaacaatactgaattaacacttattttaacttaatataatacatcaataaaatcagtttagcctcaaataaataatgaaacatgttcaatttggtttaaatcatgcaaaacaaagtgttggagaagaaagtaaaagtgcaatatgtgccatgtaaaaaagctaacgtttaagttccttgctcagaacatgaaagctggtggttccttttaacatgagtcttcaatattcccaggtaagaagatttaggttgtagttattataggaattataggactatttctctctataccatttgtatttcatatacatttgactattggatgttcttataggcactttagtattgccagtgtaacagtatagcttccgtccctctcctcgcccctacctgggctcgaaccaggaacacatcgataacagccaccctcgaagtatcgttacccatcgctccacaaaagccgcggcccttgcagagcaaggggaacaactacttcagatctcagagcaagtgacgtcacctatttgaaacgctattagcgcgcaccccgctaactagctagccatttcacatcagttacaccagcctaatctcgggagttgataggcttgaagtcatagacagctcaatgcttgaagcattgcgaagagctgctgggaaaacgcacgaaagtgctgtttgaatgaatgcttacgagcctgctgctgcctatcatcgctcagtcagactgctctatcaaatatcaaatcatagacttaattataacataacacacagaaatacgagcctttggtcattgatatggtcgaatccggaaactatcctttcgaaaacaaaacgtttattccgttccgtattttatctaacgggtggcatccctaagtctaaatattgctgttacattgtacaaccttcaatgttatgtcataattatgtacaattctggcaaattaattagtctttgttaggaataaatggacttcacacagttcgcaacgagccaggcggcccaaactgctgcattataccctgactgcttgcacggaatgcaagagaagtgacacaatttccctaattaaagaaattcatgttagcaggcaatattaactaaatatgtaggtttaaaaatatatacttgtgtattgattttaaagaaaggcattgatgtttatggttaggtttggtgcaacgacagtgctaaatcatcacccgtttggcgaagtaggctgtgattcgatgaaaAATTAACAGGCACAGGcactgtacagtaggcctgaatattttttaaatatctgTACTGTTAATTAGGGTTGCACTATCAAAaagcctgtgtgtgttctgttatacatctgtgtgatgtgatcaattaGTCCAGTTTAGAATgaaattatttattgtattttaacagcaacagttccaacctagacaggtATGTAAGAGTGTTTTTTATTGGGAAAAATACACTTGAAAATATATTTATGGGTATTTcattgtttgtttttgtctatattgCATTTTTTTAGGCATAATGGCAATGTACTGATATTTACATATAGTTGCATGTTTCTAAGCTTGGGTCCCAGAATTTCTAatttgggtcccaggctgaaaaagtttaagaacccctgctgtaagcagtctatggaccaggtatAGCAGCAACCCATGCTTTGGTCTTGTTTACCTGGCCACTTACAAGGTTAGATAACCAATATGTAATTTGGCTGAAATATTCCTTTAACAATGGGGGGACTCTTTGAAAAATAATCACCTAATTGCAGGAACAGCAACATCTAGTGGTCAGAAGCTGGTAATATCAGGATGCAGGATGGGCCATAAACCCAACTTCAAAAACAGTTTTTTCTGAATAGGGGAAAAAACCATCACCAAATTAAatgagaatacattacataggataaagaaacaatactccaagccacagctccatactacttgtcaaaAATAGAGAACTGATACTATATACTGGTTGTGGGATTGGCGTTTAGTGTGGAGGGGTCTGTAGATGGATTTTGATCACTTCTTTAGATTGCACATGTTTTGctcattgttagaaaaaagtttggtccacatcggatgttaggtactataattattgaatattatataaatcctataaattaaaatagccaatttgggtgcaatcaattagcttaatttctcagattaAATTATATTGCAACAAGATGTTTCCCGAATGCTTATCTGTTTTTAACTACAGAACTGATTTCAGAGCAATCTGAGATGGGGGGTGTCATGGCCTGCTGAAATGACAAGGAACGACTCTCACATTACATCCCAGGCCTGTTATTTCAGTGGTGCATCTCAATCCCAAATAAATGAGAAAGATCGGCACCTGTTAGAATGGTGCTTATCCTATGAATGCCAGCACCAGTAGGTTGTAGCCTAGGACAAATCCATATATCTATTTGGCCTAGACTTGTAGAGGAACATTTCTAAAGGACTTTGAACAGGCAGGTCAATTCTAATATTTTGGCAAATTATAGGccaaagagctgatctgattggttaaaagcCAATTTGGTGGAAAAAGATTAGAATTGGACTgcttgtgtaaacacagccagagagaggaggggtgtattcattacaccaattctgttgcaaaacgttccTTAAACGGAAGAAAGCGGAacgaaacagggagggacctagctgaatttgtccaataataGAAACTCATGTTTTCAATTTGCAACTCGTCGGACTAATAATTCCTCCCTTCCTCTGAGGTATTAAAGTTTTTTTCTGGGCAGAACCCAGAAAAGCTTTCAATATTGATTGATTAGGCATGTTGCGGAAATATTAAATGTGTCACACTTTGtcagcaagctggagaggtcaCAGTCAAATTTAGATGCATAAGTACCGGTCTGAAGTGCGCTCCAAAAGGGCATTCCTTACATAGAGCCTTGTATACCGCTATCTAAACCTACATCAACATGATTCATTGGATCAGTTCCTACATGTGACTGGCTCTGTCTCCTATCTTAACTTAAAGAACATGGTCAGAacgcccccctccccatctcttgaCCAGACACAGGCAGGAACCAAGGACTGTTTATGACACCAAAGATAAGATGCACAAAGAACATTTCCTTTACAGGCATATTAAGTTCAGGAACTAGCCTAAGTTACATATGGCGATAAACTCGTGTGTTTGCGGAATAGGTTTTCTGACTTGTCATAGTCATCATGTTAGGCGTAGTATGTCAATGTCTGGACGTCGCCCCGTTTGTTTATAATGTTGTCCTCTTGATATAATTGTGTTAGTGGCGGGTTTAGCCTTATCCAGTGTTTCCCAAACAGGGGTAGAGTCTACAAGCAGCCTACCATATCAACAGCAGTTGAATATGGGCGACACAGTCTCACCTTTTAGCTAACCAACCACCCTGCCAGCTTTGTGTAGTCAGTCAGTGCCACTGTTAGTAGGGCTACCATCACTGTTAAATATTTCTCCACTGTCTCATGTTTTGCATTCTCTTCTTGCCAGCCGTTTGTTTGTGCCATGGGTTGTAGAACAAACTGTCATTTTCAATTCTTGCATGTCTAttttaaaacaacacatttttttaACTGGTTTGCCATGCATTTATTGCCTGTGCACTATTTACCAATATTACCATATTCAGCTGTCAAATATTTATTTTATACCTGGCCCTGAACTGACTGTGAGAGGTAGCCTATAGGTCTAACAATTTAAATGAACAGGGAGCCATCCCCTTCACTCTGAGTTGCAGGTCTTATCTTACCCTCAGGTTCCTGGTTTAGATCCCCCATGGTAAAGAGTAGACAGACACGAGACACCATTTCATTCCCACAGCCATATCCATTCTGAGTAGTGGTCATGGGAGGAATAGTTGTCAGGTTGCATTAAATGAGCTTCTGTTCTCGAAGGAATGCTCTGGGTTATAAAAGGATGCAACAATAACAATCTTCAGTCTCATAAACAGCTCTTAGCCATAGTTAATGGTACTAAAAACAGAGATGCTGTAGAATATTGTGAAGGAAAAAGATATTAATACTGTAGCTTTCCTCTATGATCAACAttaggtgtatgtgacaatacagCATATTTTAATAAGAATTGATTATTGTGATATTTTACCGTGCCTGGTCCATTTCCAACGGGTTACAGCATCTtacaactctctctgtctccctccactctctccttctatctctcccctccctctctccttcagcccCCGCGTGCTGCTCGTCGAGGTACGGTCTGTCCCTGCTCTCCTGTTATGGTTTCTTTGTGGCTTACGCCCTTAGGGTCAACCTCAGTGTTGCCATGGTTGACATGCGTAACACAGATGCCAGCGGCAACACCAGCACATCAGTGTGTCCTGCACACCCCAGCCCTGCTCGCCCCAAGCACAACCACACTGTGCGTATCACCACACCAGCCCTGCTCGCCCCAAACACAACCACGTTGTGAGAAATAATGTAATACTGCAACCACTATGACTGCACACAACACCACATGATAAGCAACCGTATCTGTGTTGACTCTCTTGTTTGCTCTGGGcagacagactaaggattgtttctgtgtgtgtctgccaggCCAGTGTGTACGACTGGGACTCTGAGACCCAGGGCTGGATCCTGGGCTCCTTCTTCTACGGCTACATCCTGACTCAGATCCCAGGGGGCTACCTGGCAAGCAAGTATGGGGCCAAATGGCTGCTGGGCCTAGGAATCCTGGGAACTGTAATCTTTACCCTCCTCACCCCCATGGCTGCCGAATTGGATTACTTCTCAGTGTGTCCTGAGTCTGTGCCCAGTCGTAACCCAGGGATATTTTTGTTTGTCAACAGGGAGTGACGTTTCTCCCCATGCACGCCATGTGGGCATCTTGGGCCCCACCAATGGAGAGGAGCCGATTGCTCACCATTGCTTACACTGGTATTGCACACCTAACCCACCCTGCACACACATTTCTTATTCTGGGGACTCACTCATGTTTGCATGTGTAGTATATTATTTTTATTAAAgttacaatatgtaactttttgggcgacctgaccaaattcacatagaaatgtgagttatagatctgtcattctcattgaaagcaagtctaagaagcggtagatctgttatgtgtgctatttctatgcttcccgcgattatttttttttttaatttaccttatttaaccaggtaggctagttgagaacaagttctcatttacatctgcgacctggccaagataaagcaaagcagtgcgacacaaacaacaacacagagttacacatggaataaacaaacatacagtcaataatacaatcgAAAAAGtccatatacagtgtgtgtaaatgcggtaggataagggaggtaaggcaataaataggccatagtggcgaaataattacaatatagcaattaaacactgga
Proteins encoded:
- the LOC129844850 gene encoding sialin-like, whose translation is MNASTTPACCSSRYGLSLLSCYGFFVAYALRVNLSVAMVDMRNTDASGNTSTSVCPAHPSPARPKHNHTASVYDWDSETQGWILGSFFYGYILTQIPGGYLASKYGAKWLLGLGILGTVIFTLLTPMAAELDYFSVCPESVPSRNPGIFLFVNRE